One window from the genome of Trabulsiella odontotermitis encodes:
- a CDS encoding amino acid ABC transporter ATP-binding protein: MINIKNLHKHFGDAHVLRGIDCEIKPQEVVCIIGPSGSGKSTFLRCMNALESVTEGEVMVNGFAVHDRKTDLNKMRESVGMVFQRFNLFPHMTVLENLTMAPMMLQGMTRDAAVGRAEALLQKVGLSDKRDAWPSSLSGGQQQRVAIARALAMEPSIMLFDEPTSALDPELVGDVLEVMKNLANDGMTMVIVTHEMGFAREVADRVIFIDNGIIQEQGTPEHIFTSPSNPRTASFLSKVL; encoded by the coding sequence GTGATTAACATTAAGAATCTGCACAAACACTTTGGCGACGCCCACGTTCTGCGCGGGATCGACTGCGAGATCAAACCGCAGGAAGTGGTGTGTATTATCGGCCCGTCAGGCTCCGGGAAAAGCACTTTTCTGCGTTGTATGAATGCGCTGGAATCGGTGACAGAAGGCGAGGTGATGGTGAACGGTTTTGCCGTACACGATCGTAAAACCGATCTCAACAAGATGCGTGAAAGCGTCGGCATGGTCTTTCAGCGCTTCAATCTGTTCCCGCACATGACGGTGCTGGAAAACCTGACCATGGCGCCGATGATGTTGCAAGGCATGACGCGTGATGCGGCAGTCGGGCGCGCGGAAGCGTTGCTGCAAAAAGTCGGGCTGAGCGATAAGCGTGACGCCTGGCCTTCCAGCCTGTCCGGCGGGCAGCAACAGCGGGTGGCGATTGCCCGTGCGCTGGCGATGGAGCCATCCATCATGCTGTTCGATGAACCGACTTCCGCACTGGATCCCGAACTGGTCGGCGATGTACTCGAAGTCATGAAAAACCTTGCCAATGATGGCATGACGATGGTGATCGTGACGCATGAAATGGGTTTCGCCCGTGAAGTGGCCGATCGGGTGATTTTCATCGATAACGGCATTATTCAGGAGCAGGGCACCCCTGAGCACATTTTTACCTCGCCGTCGAACCCCCGTACCGCCAGCTTCCTCAGTAAAGTGCTGTAG
- a CDS encoding amino acid ABC transporter permease, with protein MTGFRWEIIQEYAPLFMEGAWMTIKCTIICVILGTLWGLTLGLGRMAKAEHGPWKYILRYLVQFPVRFYVSAFRGTPLFVQIMVVHFALVPLFINPRDGLLVTSGIMSADLARELRSSYGAFLSCIVAITLNAGAYVSEIFRAGIQSIDKGQMEASRALGMPWWKTMRKVILPQAFRRILPPLGNNAIAIVKDSSLASAIGLADLAYAARTVSGAYATYWEPYLTISLVYWVITFLLAQLVNRLEMRFGKSD; from the coding sequence ATGACGGGATTCCGTTGGGAAATCATTCAGGAATACGCGCCGCTGTTTATGGAAGGCGCCTGGATGACCATCAAATGTACCATCATCTGCGTGATCCTCGGGACGCTGTGGGGGCTTACTCTCGGTCTCGGGCGGATGGCGAAAGCCGAGCACGGTCCGTGGAAATATATCCTGCGCTACCTGGTGCAGTTCCCGGTGCGCTTTTACGTCAGTGCCTTTCGTGGTACGCCATTGTTTGTTCAGATCATGGTGGTGCACTTTGCACTGGTGCCGCTGTTTATTAATCCGCGTGATGGTCTGCTGGTCACCAGCGGCATCATGAGCGCTGATCTGGCACGTGAATTGCGCTCCAGCTATGGCGCCTTCCTGTCATGTATTGTGGCAATCACCCTTAACGCGGGGGCGTACGTCTCCGAAATCTTCCGCGCCGGGATCCAGTCAATTGATAAAGGTCAGATGGAAGCCTCGCGCGCGCTGGGCATGCCGTGGTGGAAAACCATGCGCAAAGTGATCCTGCCGCAGGCGTTTCGCCGTATTCTGCCGCCGCTGGGCAATAACGCGATTGCTATCGTTAAGGATTCATCTCTTGCGTCGGCCATTGGTCTTGCTGATCTGGCCTACGCGGCACGTACTGTTTCTGGCGCGTACGCGACCTACTGGGAACCCTACCTGACCATCTCACTGGTCTACTGGGTGATCACCTTCCTGCTGGCGCAGCTGGTTAACCGTCTGGAAATGAGGTTTGGCAAAAGTGATTAA
- a CDS encoding basic amino acid ABC transporter substrate-binding protein codes for MINKWMKACCLMVTLAGSAYAAQETYVVGAGGTYRPFEFENSQKQLEGFDIDIIKAIAKAENFDIKLINTPWEGIFATLGSGDRDIIISGITITDKRKQMVDFSAPYFPAEQSIVVPADSKVTSLDSLKTEKVGVVNSSTGDIVVSDVLGKNSTAIKRFDNTPLMLQELFEDGVSAAVGDVGVVKYYIKQHPEKQFKLVPDAKFERQYFGIAVAKGNTALQAKINDGLKKIVADGTYAKIYKTWFDDNVPTLPAE; via the coding sequence ATGATAAATAAGTGGATGAAAGCGTGCTGCCTGATGGTTACTCTCGCCGGGAGTGCTTATGCCGCACAGGAAACCTATGTCGTTGGGGCGGGCGGTACTTATCGTCCTTTCGAGTTCGAAAATAGCCAGAAACAGCTGGAAGGCTTTGATATCGATATCATTAAAGCCATCGCCAAAGCGGAAAATTTTGACATCAAACTGATCAACACCCCGTGGGAAGGCATTTTCGCCACCTTAGGTTCTGGCGATCGCGACATCATCATTTCCGGTATTACGATCACCGACAAACGTAAGCAGATGGTCGATTTCTCGGCACCGTATTTCCCGGCGGAACAGTCCATCGTGGTGCCAGCAGATTCAAAAGTCACCTCGCTTGATTCGCTGAAAACCGAGAAGGTCGGTGTGGTGAACTCCAGTACTGGCGACATCGTGGTTTCTGATGTGCTGGGTAAAAACAGTACAGCGATCAAGCGTTTCGACAACACCCCGTTAATGTTGCAGGAGCTGTTTGAAGACGGCGTCAGCGCGGCGGTGGGTGACGTTGGGGTGGTCAAGTACTACATCAAACAGCACCCGGAAAAACAGTTCAAACTGGTGCCGGACGCCAAATTTGAGCGCCAGTATTTTGGCATTGCAGTGGCGAAAGGGAACACCGCGCTGCAGGCGAAAATCAACGACGGTCTGAAGAAAATCGTCGCCGATGGTACCTACGCTAAAATCTATAAAACCTGGTTTGACGATAACGTACCGACGCTGCCGGCTGAGTAA
- a CDS encoding ABC transporter substrate-binding protein, which produces MKKIQQLLLSLLLVSTALFVTTPAQADQTVTDQLGRQVTLPDHVTRVVVLQHQTLNLLVQLDASKTVVGVLSSWKKQLAPEFARFMPTIEAMPMPGDLTQVNIESLLALHPQVVFVANYAPEAMIKQIEDAGIPVVAISLRADAQGEKNKMNPTMANEEQAYNDGLKEGIRLIGQIVDRKSQAEALINYTFAARAKFNAPVADIPADKKVRVYMANPDLNTYGSGKYTGLMMEHAGAMNVAATTIKGARQVSLEQVLQWNPQVIFVQDRYPEVVKEIENDPNWQAIDAVKNHRVWLMPEYTKAWGYPMPEALAIGELWMAKKLYPERYKNVDVDAEAQAYYQHFYRTDWQPRGGK; this is translated from the coding sequence ATGAAAAAAATACAACAACTTTTGCTGAGCCTGCTGTTGGTCAGCACGGCTCTCTTTGTGACAACACCCGCCCAGGCCGACCAGACCGTCACCGACCAGTTAGGTCGTCAGGTCACGCTTCCTGATCACGTCACCCGCGTGGTGGTATTGCAGCATCAGACGCTTAACCTGCTGGTACAGCTTGATGCTTCGAAAACGGTCGTTGGCGTTCTCAGCAGTTGGAAAAAACAGCTCGCCCCGGAATTTGCCCGCTTTATGCCGACGATTGAGGCAATGCCAATGCCGGGCGATCTCACCCAGGTTAATATCGAAAGCCTGCTGGCGCTGCACCCACAGGTGGTTTTCGTAGCGAACTACGCGCCGGAAGCGATGATCAAACAGATTGAAGACGCCGGTATTCCGGTAGTGGCTATTTCGCTGCGCGCCGATGCGCAGGGTGAAAAGAACAAAATGAACCCGACGATGGCCAACGAAGAACAGGCCTATAACGACGGATTAAAAGAAGGTATTCGCCTGATTGGTCAGATCGTTGATCGCAAATCTCAGGCCGAGGCGCTGATCAACTATACCTTCGCTGCCCGTGCGAAGTTCAATGCGCCGGTCGCCGATATTCCGGCAGATAAAAAAGTGCGTGTCTACATGGCTAACCCGGACCTCAATACCTACGGCTCCGGCAAATATACCGGGCTGATGATGGAACATGCTGGCGCGATGAACGTCGCGGCGACCACCATTAAAGGTGCGCGTCAGGTGTCGCTGGAGCAGGTGCTGCAGTGGAACCCGCAGGTGATTTTTGTTCAGGATCGCTACCCGGAAGTGGTGAAAGAAATTGAGAACGACCCGAACTGGCAAGCAATTGATGCGGTTAAAAACCACCGCGTGTGGCTGATGCCGGAATATACCAAAGCCTGGGGTTATCCGATGCCGGAAGCACTGGCGATTGGCGAATTGTGGATGGCGAAAAAACTCTACCCGGAACGCTATAAAAACGTCGATGTCGACGCGGAAGCGCAGGCGTATTATCAGCATTTCTACCGTACCGACTGGCAGCCTCGTGGCGGAAAATAA
- a CDS encoding FecCD family ABC transporter permease, which yields MAENKRFLWLHGSLILLTLVLAMGSLCLGQYRLSIGDVVTQLLPPDNAGGIASQIVWSVRLPRVVMALLAGGALGLCGATLQGVFQNPLVDPHIIGVTSGSAFGGTLAILLGLSPLLMMSSTFGFGLAALVLVYAIAALQGRESTLVLILSGIILSGFFSALVSLMQYLADTEETLPNIVFWLLGSFATANWHKVLILAIPVMLAAAILLKLRWRINLLALDEKDARALGVSVKPLRRAVLVCCALLVAAQVAVSGSIAWVGLVIPHLARLLVGPDHRRLLPVAFWLGGSFMIVVDDLARTLIQAEIPIGIITALLGAPVFTFLLVRSNRRRRI from the coding sequence GTGGCGGAAAATAAGCGTTTTCTCTGGCTGCACGGAAGTCTGATCCTGCTGACGCTGGTGCTGGCAATGGGCTCACTATGCCTCGGCCAGTACCGACTCTCTATCGGTGACGTTGTCACGCAACTATTACCCCCGGACAACGCGGGCGGGATAGCTTCGCAAATCGTCTGGTCTGTGCGCCTGCCGCGCGTGGTGATGGCTTTGCTGGCGGGTGGCGCGCTTGGTTTATGCGGCGCGACGCTACAGGGCGTGTTCCAGAACCCACTGGTGGACCCGCACATCATCGGCGTCACCTCCGGCTCCGCCTTTGGCGGGACGTTGGCCATTTTGCTGGGGTTAAGTCCCCTGCTGATGATGAGTTCGACGTTCGGTTTCGGACTGGCTGCGCTGGTGCTGGTTTACGCGATTGCCGCGTTGCAGGGGCGCGAAAGCACGCTGGTGCTGATCCTGTCCGGTATTATTCTGAGCGGCTTCTTTTCCGCACTGGTGAGCCTGATGCAGTATCTGGCGGATACCGAAGAGACGCTGCCCAACATCGTGTTCTGGCTGCTTGGCAGTTTTGCCACCGCCAACTGGCATAAGGTATTGATTCTGGCGATCCCGGTCATGCTGGCAGCCGCCATTCTGCTGAAACTGCGCTGGCGCATTAATCTGCTGGCGCTCGACGAAAAAGATGCCCGGGCGCTGGGCGTGTCGGTGAAGCCGTTGCGGCGTGCGGTGCTGGTGTGCTGCGCGCTGCTGGTGGCCGCTCAGGTCGCCGTCAGCGGCAGCATCGCCTGGGTTGGTCTGGTGATCCCGCATCTGGCGCGGCTGCTGGTCGGGCCGGATCACCGTCGGCTGTTGCCCGTGGCATTCTGGCTCGGCGGTAGCTTTATGATTGTGGTTGATGATCTGGCTCGCACCCTCATTCAGGCAGAAATCCCCATCGGCATTATCACCGCTCTGCTGGGGGCACCGGTATTCACTTTTCTGCTGGTGCGCAGTAACCGCCGGAGACGCATATGA
- a CDS encoding ABC transporter ATP-binding protein: protein MKSPSVEVCGLMYGHRQPLFEPLSFSCQPGEIWAILGANGRGKSSLLDTLTQVLPALGGRFTVSEGVSIVPQSFRPAFAWQVRDVVLMGRARHVALFSVPTTEDDAQVATALAQLNITHLAHEPFTSLSGGQQQLVMIARALVSGSQNILLDEPCSALDLANQQVVLQLLSNLAHRQGRSVLFTTHDPTQALQVASHTLLLLPEKQWLAGESHQILTETNLQLAYGLPVRRITLEHYTSPVLAPLFTIKR from the coding sequence ATGAAGAGCCCCTCTGTGGAAGTTTGCGGGTTGATGTACGGTCATCGCCAGCCGTTGTTTGAGCCGCTCAGTTTCAGCTGTCAGCCGGGTGAGATCTGGGCGATTCTGGGGGCCAACGGTCGCGGGAAAAGCTCACTGCTCGACACCCTCACGCAGGTACTACCTGCGCTGGGCGGCAGGTTTACTGTCAGCGAAGGTGTGAGCATTGTGCCGCAATCCTTCCGCCCGGCGTTTGCCTGGCAGGTGCGGGATGTGGTGCTGATGGGACGCGCCCGCCATGTGGCGCTGTTTTCCGTTCCAACAACCGAAGATGACGCGCAGGTCGCTACCGCGCTGGCACAACTCAATATTACGCATCTGGCGCACGAGCCATTCACCAGCCTGTCCGGCGGGCAACAACAACTGGTGATGATTGCCCGCGCCCTGGTCAGCGGTAGTCAGAATATTTTGCTGGATGAGCCCTGCTCTGCACTGGATCTGGCGAATCAGCAGGTCGTGCTGCAGTTACTCAGCAATCTCGCGCATCGTCAGGGACGGAGTGTGCTGTTTACCACCCACGATCCCACCCAGGCATTACAGGTTGCCAGCCATACCCTGTTGCTGCTGCCTGAGAAACAGTGGCTGGCCGGGGAAAGCCATCAGATATTAACGGAGACCAATCTGCAACTGGCTTACGGCCTGCCGGTACGCAGGATCACGCTCGAACATTACACCAGCCCGGTGCTGGCACCGTTATTTACCATCAAGCGTTAA
- a CDS encoding substrate-binding domain-containing protein — MMLTLFAAGSLKSAFLPLLERFRQDSGIDVVVQFGPAGLLRERIEAGESCSLFASANTQHPQALLAAGRALEVHSFAANQLNLTARVMPATDSADWLSLLRDPALTLGTSTPGCDPSGDYTWQLFDNIDAQYPGTGAAIKQRARMLVGGRQTLTVPEGEIASAWLIRQRLADLFIGYAHYSQVLVGHTDIRTLAIPQPYNVRCEYQMALLDAQPVARQLMHFILSAQGQHFLREAGFLTLDGK; from the coding sequence ATGATGTTGACCCTTTTTGCCGCCGGAAGCCTGAAAAGCGCGTTTCTGCCGCTGCTGGAACGCTTCCGTCAGGATAGCGGTATCGACGTTGTCGTGCAGTTTGGCCCGGCCGGACTGCTGCGTGAGCGGATCGAGGCGGGGGAATCATGCTCGTTGTTCGCCTCGGCGAATACGCAGCATCCGCAGGCGCTGCTGGCTGCGGGACGCGCGCTGGAGGTTCACTCCTTTGCAGCTAATCAGCTCAACCTGACGGCCAGGGTAATGCCTGCAACCGACAGCGCTGACTGGCTGAGTCTGCTCCGTGATCCGGCACTGACGCTCGGTACCTCGACACCGGGCTGCGACCCGTCCGGGGATTATACCTGGCAGCTTTTCGATAATATTGATGCGCAGTATCCGGGCACTGGCGCGGCCATTAAACAGCGGGCAAGAATGCTGGTGGGTGGGCGGCAGACGCTGACAGTGCCGGAGGGTGAAATCGCCAGTGCGTGGCTGATTCGCCAGCGGCTGGCAGATCTGTTTATTGGCTATGCGCACTATTCGCAGGTGCTGGTGGGGCACACGGACATCCGTACACTGGCGATCCCACAGCCTTATAACGTGCGCTGCGAATACCAGATGGCGTTGCTGGATGCGCAACCGGTAGCCCGTCAGTTGATGCACTTTATCTTGTCTGCACAGGGGCAGCATTTTTTGCGCGAGGCCGGATTCTTAACGCTTGATGGTAAATAA
- the pykF gene encoding pyruvate kinase PykF, whose product MKKTKIVCTIGPKTESEEMLTKMLDAGMNVMRLNFSHGDYAEHGQRIQNLRNVMSKTGKKAAILLDTKGPEIRTIKLEGGNDVSLKAGQTFTFTTDRSVVGNSDIVAVTYEGLTSDLKVGNTVLVDDGLIGMEVTAIDGNKVVCKVLNNGDLGENKGVNLPGVSIALPALAEKDKQDLIFGCEQGVDFVAASFIRKRADVIEIREHLKTHGGENIQIISKIENQEGLNNFDEILEASDGIMVARGDLGVEIPVEEVIFAQKMMIEKCIRARKVVITATQMLDSMIKNPRPTRAEAGDVANAILDGTDAVMLSGESAKGKYPLEAVGIMATICERTDRVMTSRLDFNNDSRKLRITEAVCRGAVETAEKLEAPLIVVATQGGKSARAVRKYFPDATILALTTNEVTARQLVLSKGVTAQLVKEISSTDDFYRLGKEVALQSGLAQKGDVVVMVSGALVPSGTTNTASVHVL is encoded by the coding sequence ATGAAAAAGACCAAAATTGTTTGCACCATCGGTCCGAAAACCGAATCCGAAGAGATGTTGACCAAAATGCTGGACGCAGGCATGAACGTTATGCGTCTTAACTTCTCTCACGGTGACTATGCTGAACACGGCCAGCGCATCCAGAATCTGCGTAACGTGATGAGCAAAACCGGTAAAAAAGCGGCGATTCTGCTGGACACCAAAGGTCCGGAAATCCGCACCATTAAGCTGGAAGGCGGTAATGACGTTTCTCTGAAAGCCGGCCAGACCTTCACCTTCACCACTGATCGTTCTGTCGTCGGTAACAGCGACATCGTGGCAGTGACCTACGAAGGCCTCACCAGCGACCTGAAAGTCGGTAACACGGTTCTGGTCGATGATGGTTTGATCGGTATGGAAGTGACCGCCATCGACGGTAACAAAGTCGTTTGTAAAGTGCTGAACAACGGCGACCTGGGCGAGAACAAAGGCGTTAACCTGCCTGGCGTCTCCATTGCCCTGCCGGCACTGGCTGAAAAAGATAAGCAGGATCTGATTTTTGGTTGCGAGCAAGGCGTTGACTTTGTCGCGGCTTCTTTTATTCGTAAACGTGCTGATGTCATCGAAATTCGTGAGCATCTGAAAACCCACGGTGGCGAAAACATCCAGATCATCTCCAAAATCGAAAACCAGGAAGGCCTGAACAACTTCGACGAAATCCTCGAAGCATCTGACGGCATCATGGTAGCGCGTGGCGACCTGGGCGTTGAAATCCCGGTTGAAGAAGTCATTTTCGCGCAGAAGATGATGATCGAAAAATGTATCCGTGCCCGTAAAGTGGTCATCACCGCCACCCAGATGCTGGATTCCATGATCAAAAACCCGCGTCCGACCCGCGCAGAAGCTGGCGATGTGGCGAACGCCATCCTTGACGGTACCGATGCTGTAATGCTGTCTGGTGAATCCGCGAAAGGGAAATACCCACTGGAAGCGGTTGGCATCATGGCAACCATCTGCGAACGTACTGACCGCGTGATGACCAGCCGTCTCGACTTCAACAACGACAGCCGTAAACTGCGCATCACCGAAGCGGTTTGCCGTGGCGCCGTTGAAACTGCAGAGAAACTGGAAGCGCCGCTGATCGTGGTCGCCACCCAGGGCGGTAAATCAGCTCGCGCCGTGCGTAAATACTTCCCGGATGCGACCATCCTCGCGCTGACCACCAACGAAGTGACTGCCCGCCAGCTGGTGCTGAGCAAAGGCGTTACCGCGCAACTGGTCAAAGAAATTTCTTCTACGGATGATTTCTACCGTCTGGGCAAAGAAGTGGCATTGCAGAGCGGCCTGGCACAGAAAGGCGACGTGGTGGTTATGGTTTCCGGCGCACTGGTACCGAGCGGTACAACCAATACTGCCTCTGTTCACGTACTGTAA
- the lpp gene encoding murein lipoprotein Lpp: MNRTKLVLGAVILGSTLLAGCSSNAKIDQLSSDVQTLNAKVDQLSNDVNAMRSDVQAAKDDAARANQRLDNQATKYRK, encoded by the coding sequence ATGAATCGTACTAAACTGGTACTGGGCGCGGTAATCCTGGGTTCTACTCTGCTGGCTGGTTGCTCCAGCAATGCTAAAATCGATCAGCTGTCTTCTGACGTTCAGACTCTGAACGCTAAAGTTGACCAGCTGAGCAACGACGTGAACGCAATGCGTTCCGACGTTCAGGCTGCTAAAGATGACGCAGCGCGCGCTAACCAGCGTCTGGACAACCAGGCTACTAAATACCGTAAGTAA
- the ldtE gene encoding L,D-transpeptidase LdtE, whose protein sequence is MKRAFLITFILTGVLGAIQTARALDYPLPPQGSRLIGQNQTYTVQEGDRNLQAIARRFDTAAMLILEANHTIAPVPKAGTRITIPTQLLLPDVPREGIVVNLAELRLYYFPPGVNIVQVYPIGIGLQGLETPVMETRVGQKIPNPTWTPTVGIRKRSLERGITLPPVVPAGPNNPLGRFALRLAYGHGEYLIHGTNAPDSVGLRVSSGCIRMNAPDIQALFARVKSGTPVRIINEPVKYSVEPNGERYVEVHRPLSQEEEQNVQTMPYVLPAGFTPFRENKAVNSDTVQQALYRRAGYPIKVTAGQTPVAAKAPAVESAQNGSPVNEEASSMTQ, encoded by the coding sequence ATGAAGCGCGCGTTTTTAATTACATTTATTCTGACTGGCGTTCTGGGCGCCATACAGACTGCTCGTGCGTTGGATTATCCGTTACCGCCGCAGGGCAGTCGTCTTATTGGTCAAAACCAGACTTATACGGTGCAGGAGGGCGACCGTAATTTACAGGCAATCGCCAGGCGTTTTGATACCGCTGCGATGCTGATTCTGGAAGCAAATCACACCATCGCGCCGGTACCGAAAGCCGGAACACGCATTACCATCCCGACGCAACTGCTGCTACCGGATGTCCCTCGTGAGGGCATCGTGGTCAACCTCGCAGAGCTGCGACTCTACTACTTCCCACCGGGCGTAAACATCGTTCAGGTTTATCCTATCGGCATTGGTTTGCAGGGGCTGGAAACGCCGGTGATGGAAACGCGCGTCGGGCAGAAAATCCCCAATCCGACCTGGACGCCGACGGTGGGTATCCGTAAGCGCTCCCTTGAACGTGGTATCACGTTGCCACCGGTAGTGCCAGCCGGGCCAAATAACCCGCTGGGACGTTTTGCACTGCGTTTAGCGTATGGACATGGTGAATATCTCATTCACGGCACCAACGCGCCTGACAGCGTTGGTCTGCGTGTCAGTTCGGGGTGTATCCGTATGAATGCGCCGGATATTCAGGCGTTGTTTGCCCGCGTGAAAAGTGGAACGCCGGTGCGGATCATCAACGAGCCGGTCAAATACAGCGTAGAGCCGAACGGTGAACGTTACGTGGAAGTGCACCGACCGCTGTCACAGGAAGAGGAACAAAATGTGCAGACGATGCCGTACGTGCTGCCTGCTGGCTTTACGCCATTCCGCGAGAACAAAGCCGTAAACAGCGATACGGTACAACAGGCGCTGTATCGTCGTGCCGGGTATCCGATCAAAGTGACCGCAGGGCAGACCCCTGTCGCGGCAAAAGCGCCAGCGGTGGAATCAGCTCAGAATGGTTCGCCGGTAAATGAAGAGGCGTCAAGCATGACGCAATAA
- the sufE gene encoding cysteine desulfuration protein SufE gives MAALPDRDKLLRNFSRCANWEEKYLYIIELGQRLPALSAEDHNPQNIIQGCQSQVWIVMNRNASGVIELQGDSDAAIVKGLIAIVFILYQQMTAQDIVAFDVRPWFEKMALTQHLTPSRSQGLEAMIRAIRTKAGDCS, from the coding sequence ATGGCAGCGTTACCCGACAGAGATAAGCTCTTGCGCAATTTTTCGCGCTGTGCGAACTGGGAAGAAAAGTATCTCTACATTATTGAGCTGGGGCAGAGATTACCGGCGCTCAGTGCTGAGGATCACAACCCGCAGAACATCATTCAGGGCTGCCAGAGTCAGGTATGGATTGTGATGAACCGAAACGCCAGCGGCGTTATCGAGCTACAGGGCGACAGCGACGCGGCAATTGTCAAAGGGCTCATCGCGATAGTTTTCATTCTGTACCAGCAAATGACCGCGCAGGATATCGTCGCGTTTGATGTACGGCCGTGGTTTGAAAAAATGGCACTGACCCAACACCTTACGCCATCCCGCTCGCAAGGACTTGAGGCCATGATCCGGGCAATTCGCACGAAAGCCGGTGATTGCAGCTAA
- the sufS gene encoding cysteine desulfurase SufS: MTFSVERVRADFPVLTREVNGQPLAYLDSAASAQKPERVIAAEAEFYRHGYAAVHRGIHTLSAEATTRMEQVRQQAATFIHARSAEELVFVRGTTEGINLVANSWGTRNVAVGDNIVISQMEHHANIVPWQMLCTRTGAELRVIPLNEDGTLKLDVLPSLLDDRTRLLAITQVSNVLGTENPVQEMAALAHQHGAKVLVDGAQAVMHHAVDVQALDCDFYVFSGHKLYGPTGIGILYAKETILQAMPPWEGGGSMIATVSLTEGTTWAKAPWRFEAGTPNTGGIIGFGAALDYISELGLEQIADYEQTLMHYALTELAKVPDLTVYGPADRRGVIAFNLGKHHAYDVGSFLDNYGIAVRTGHHCAMPLMNFYQVPAMCRASLAMYNTHEEVDRLVTGLQRIHRLLG; encoded by the coding sequence ATGACATTCTCCGTTGAGCGGGTCCGGGCTGATTTCCCGGTGTTGACTCGCGAGGTGAACGGACAACCGCTGGCCTATCTTGACAGCGCGGCCAGCGCGCAGAAACCGGAGCGGGTGATTGCCGCTGAAGCGGAGTTTTATCGCCACGGTTATGCGGCGGTGCATCGCGGGATCCACACCCTCAGCGCTGAAGCGACGACGCGCATGGAACAGGTCCGCCAGCAGGCGGCAACCTTCATTCATGCCCGTTCTGCCGAAGAACTGGTGTTTGTTCGCGGCACCACGGAAGGCATCAACCTGGTGGCCAACAGTTGGGGTACGCGCAACGTTGCCGTCGGCGATAATATTGTTATCAGCCAGATGGAGCACCATGCGAATATTGTGCCGTGGCAGATGCTTTGCACGCGTACCGGCGCGGAACTGCGGGTCATCCCGCTGAATGAAGACGGCACGCTGAAACTGGATGTGCTGCCATCGTTGCTGGACGATCGTACCCGTCTGCTGGCGATCACCCAGGTTTCCAATGTGCTGGGTACGGAAAACCCGGTACAGGAAATGGCGGCGCTGGCGCACCAGCACGGCGCGAAAGTGCTGGTGGATGGCGCCCAGGCGGTCATGCACCATGCGGTTGATGTGCAGGCGCTGGACTGCGATTTTTACGTTTTCTCCGGCCATAAACTGTACGGTCCGACCGGCATTGGCATCCTTTATGCGAAAGAAACCATTCTGCAGGCGATGCCGCCGTGGGAAGGGGGCGGTTCGATGATCGCCACCGTCAGCCTGACGGAAGGCACCACATGGGCAAAAGCCCCGTGGCGTTTCGAAGCGGGTACGCCGAATACTGGCGGGATCATTGGCTTCGGCGCGGCGCTCGACTACATCAGCGAACTGGGACTGGAGCAGATTGCCGACTACGAACAAACGCTGATGCACTACGCCTTAACGGAACTGGCGAAGGTGCCGGATCTCACCGTGTATGGCCCCGCCGATCGTCGTGGCGTGATTGCCTTTAACCTCGGCAAACACCACGCCTATGATGTCGGTAGTTTCCTTGATAACTATGGCATTGCCGTTCGAACCGGGCATCATTGCGCCATGCCGTTAATGAACTTTTATCAGGTTCCCGCTATGTGCCGGGCGTCGCTGGCGATGTACAACACGCATGAAGAGGTGGATCGTCTGGTGACAGGACTGCAGCGCATTCATCGTTTATTAGGCTGA